In Marinobacter sp. M3C, the genomic stretch CACCTGAATCAGATAGTGCCTGGCCTGATCGGCAGACACCGACGGGTGCAAATAGAATTCGCGCACCACCGCCAGCAATCGCAATTCACTGAGCGCCTCAATCACAACCGTATCGGCGTTTTTGCTTTGCAGCGAATAAGTGGTCAAGGCCGGCACCAAAAGACCGGGTTCGGCCCAATCCGTGCCCTCAAAAACGCCTGCCTGTTCAATGCGCTGAATTCGCGCCTCGACGGCCTCACAGCCACCCGGCTGAAGCAACACCCGGCGGGCGCTACCAAATACCCTGGGCAATTTGCCGAACTTCGCCAAAGATTCGCTTTGTTCCAGCGCCCGAATAGCATCGTCCAGCTTGGCAACCAGTTTGTCGAGACTCACAGTCACAACCGTACTGCCCAATTGATAATCGTTCAAAGCCAGTTCCTCAGGGCCGTACTACCGGCCCGGTGATGCATCGTGAAACGGTCGATGGGGTAAACACCAAAGCAGCCGGCATAGCCTTTTGCATCCACCACTTCATTCGGAAAAATAGGGTCGTTGATTCTTCGGTGGTTTTTGAATCAGGCAACAGTATAAAGCCCTAATACACATTAAACCCGTAAGCAGCCTACAAAAGCTCAAATACTTTGAGGGGTCAGGCGCGGCCCACGCGATCTCTATATCCCTCCGCCGATGCATGAAAACCGTAAATCATTCGCTGAAGCCTCACAAAAACATCACGAAAAAACAGCAAAAGCATTGATGCCTTCCAGTAGACCGGTCGTATACTGGCTCCCACAAAGGAGATTATCCATGCACAATTTTGATTTTCACAATCCCACCCGCATCGTTTTCGGTGACGGAAAAATTGCCGAGCTAGACGCTCTGGTTCCTAGAAACGCCCGCGTGATGATTCTTTTTGGCGGCGAAAGCGCACGCAGCACCGGAACTCTGGGCGAGGTGACCGCAGCCCTGGGCGAGCGCGACATTCACGAATTTTCAGGCATTGAGCCCAACCCCAGCTTCGAAACCCTGATGCGTGCGGTTACCCGAGTGCGCGATGAAAAGATTGATTTTCTGCTTGCGGTAGGTGGCGGATCCGTTATTGACGGCACAAAATTTGTTGCAGCTGCCGCGCTGTTTGAAGGCGATGAGTGGGACATCTTGCTGCAAGACGGCAACAACGTAGATAAAGCCTTGCCGTTTGGCGCGGTGCTGACCCTGCCAGCCACCGGTTCGGAAATGAACAAAGGCGCAGTGGTTACCCGCAAGTCTCTGAAAACAAAGCTGCCATTTCACAGCCAGCACGTGTTCCCGAAGTTCTCGATTCTAGACCCGACAAAAACCTTCACTCTGCCGCCGCGGCAGGTCGCCAACGGTGTGGTTGATGCCTTTGTACACGTGATGGAACAATATTTGACCTACCCCGCCCAGGCGCCGGTGCAA encodes the following:
- a CDS encoding iron-containing alcohol dehydrogenase, which encodes MHNFDFHNPTRIVFGDGKIAELDALVPRNARVMILFGGESARSTGTLGEVTAALGERDIHEFSGIEPNPSFETLMRAVTRVRDEKIDFLLAVGGGSVIDGTKFVAAAALFEGDEWDILLQDGNNVDKALPFGAVLTLPATGSEMNKGAVVTRKSLKTKLPFHSQHVFPKFSILDPTKTFTLPPRQVANGVVDAFVHVMEQYLTYPAQAPVQDRFSEGLLQTLVEIGPQCLAEPENYQVRASLMWTATLALNGLIGSGVPQDWATHMLGHELTALHNLDHAQTLAIVLPSMLRERKAAKQDKLVQYAERVWNITEGSAEQKADAAIDKTQAFFESMGVKTHLVDYQLGEEHIDELIDSLKKNGMTKLGENGDVTPDMCRRVLQRSLR